Genomic window (Vigna radiata var. radiata cultivar VC1973A chromosome 1, Vradiata_ver6, whole genome shotgun sequence):
AAATACCACAGCATAGGGGTTTCAAGGGTGAACGTTTTGTCTCTGAGTTTGGCCCTTTCAAAACTTTCGAAGAACTTTGGGAATGACTGCACATCAATCTCATCAATGCTGTTTTCAAGTGAATAAAACACAGTGTTTCGCTTCTTCTAAGACCTTTCCTTTCAAATAAACAAGCTTTTAAATAACAGTTTCATTCTCATTagcataatttttatattatcaaacaGTTGAGAACTAAATATGCATGAATTCAGTATTCAATAATATTCCAATAAGCGACACATTTCTCAACCGTTGCCATCGTTTTCATCCTTCTCTCTACGTGCTTTGTCCAAACGGTTGTAACATAATGGTTTTTTAAGGTACGTGTAATAACATAATGGCATTCTTTCCTGccaaatatatcttttatagaCTAATTGCTCTCATACTTAATAGTCATATGTTGTTCCATCATTAtgattatttgaagaaaataataataaaaaaatcaaatattaagaaGGAAAATGCTTTGTTACATACACTTGCATCAATTCCTAGTGCAGCAAAAGAAAACGATAACAATTATTTTCGTTTATATATAACGATTCACAAATCGAGATATATACAGTCGAGGTAGTAGAGATTCTTTTGCCTTAATTCATAGCACCCGAAATAGTAGAAgatatttcatatgttttttttttcaattttttgttgtgATGTCTATTGCCTCGGTTCAAATGAACCGACGTAATAAGTGAAAATCTTTTATCTCGATTGGAGTCGAAGAGggtatttttcttcaataatttttttttcaatacatGAGAATCTTTTGCCTCGATTGTTACCACAATCGGTACCACAAAACACATACTACCTCGGTTATTATCACAATGCATatattgcaattttttttcaaaagagaaGGGTTTGTTTCTGTAACAACTCTTTCTACAGAATCAAACCTACTTATATAGAAATTATCCACAACACACAAATACAACCCAAAAgttaattttcaatgaaaattaaaataatcatattacactaattaaagtattatatatatttgataaaaatctTTTATCAACTAGAAGGATTTATACAAAggtttttataaagttttagaaaaatactagtttttatataatgaaattcGATTAATAAAAATGCTTTtcgtaattttatttttaataataaaataattaaatatcatctTATTAGagttaaaatcataaaatttttgaaaaatgataattcttataaaataaaacttgattaataatttttttaaaacttaatttttagtGATAAAATGATTGAGTATTACGAGactcaaaatcataaactcctgatttattaaaaaaattattatttttatcttaaaaatatttttttttattaacaatcaaataaaacactaatgaaaaaaatgagtttcagACTCATTCAAATAAATAGTGCAAAAATGTCTAAAGAGTTAAGTTACAGTGgaacatacaaaaataaaattaagatatttgtttccagaaaaataatgtaacattGATATAAAcattaatgtataattaataaatcatcAATTCTTCTAATTTAACTCATTATATATACTATTGATAAATACTGTGTAAAAACATTCAggtataattaataaataatcaattctTCTAATTTACCTCATTATATATACTATCGATATAAATGTTATGTAAAACCTTTAGtgtataattaataaatcatcAATTCTTCTAATTTAactcattatatatttatataaatgttatttgttacatacataaaatatactctctcattttacttttacatgtatttcaagtttattttaaagaaattcaaaaatataataaattttatttaatcaaataaaataattatacacaATTTCAATTACtgaactttctttttatttaacatgataaatacatgcataaattattttgaaaatattataaagattaaaggtatattagaaaaaaaaaaatatttttaagaattgagatagcaaaaaaaaaaaattgaagtattaATAAATACAGATCGTAACGCTTCGTGTAAAGTAATTGTTTCATTGACTTTATTAGCAATTCTTTAAAAGCAATACCCCCGTGATATTTAACGCCATCCATTtatattaaacctttaaaactctgtttaaatgtttaaaaatatgagattaattaattaacaattttttgttcGATATTTACTGGaagaaaattattgaataatagtgaatttagaatttagagactaaaaataactaattaaattaaacactattttataaattaaaaaaatttagtatttaaaatagattttattattaataaaaatttataattagtctgtgaataaaattataaattggtttataatattattagtcTCCATTATTAATTAgagactaatttaaaatttaataattataattttagtaacTATAGTAGAGATTAATTTAGATTCTGattaataaactaattataaatttgtattaacaATGAagatttttagatattttttactttaaaaaaatagtgtctAAGTTAATTAATACAATGAGTAATtactttatctttaaattaattattatttaatgattttctttttagtgaATTCTTAACCTGTTGAAGTAATGTTGGATGGATCAAGGCTTACATATATCAATTCAGTAACCTTTTTCTGGGTTATCTTCCTAGAAAACATCAGgtttaattcagttttaattAGGGAACATTGTTTTACAGTTTTAAGGATGTCTAGTACTTGACAAGGATAATAGAGACATATTCATCATATGATTTGATCCCTTTAAACCTGTTTTAGTTTTCTGAAACTGTTTCATTTGATTCTATTTCACAGGAGCAATGGAGGCAAAGACAATCCCAGAAGTGGTGCTGAACTCAGGGCATAAGATGCCCAATTTGGGTTTTGGCACAGGAACACTCCCATTACCACCATCGCATGTGCTTATTCCTGCATTCATTGAAGCCATAAAAGTTGGCTACAGACACTTTGACACTGCAGCTGTTTATGGTTCTGAGGAACCTCTGGGTGAAGCAATAGCACAAGCACTGGATCAAGGTCTCATCAAAAGCCGTAGTGAACTATTTGTCACCTCCAAACTCTACTGCAATGAAGCTCATCCTGGTCTTGTTCTTCCAGCACTCAAGAGTTCATTACAGTAATTTTGTTACCCTTTTATTTGATtgttaaattttggtttttgaaattctttatattttgttcgTTGTATGTGTTGGCTGATAGGCACAATTGTCACTATTTCTCCATCAAAATTAGCATTTCATTTTGATCATCATCTTAACATCACTCTAATTTATGATGAGAGAAAATATACGATTACTGATTATCAGAAGAATGTGCATTAAACCAGGAAACAACTCACTTTCTGAGTCAGCTTTGGAGATTCACAAGgctgatatattttaaaagttgtttagatacattttaatttggattgaaaactcatttaaatgtttatttgatattgaatGTGATTTGTGCACAAGATTCATCCTGAGTGTAATgatttgaatgttgcattttaataggaGAATGGGCCTAGAGTATGTGGATCTTTACCTAATCCATTTTCCAGTGAGGATGAGGCAAGGAGTTAAAGGATTAAATTACGGCAAAGAAGACATTCTTCCTTTGGACATGAAAGGAACATGGGAAGACATGGAACAATGCTCTAAATTGGGTTTGGCCAAATCCATTGGTGTAAGCAATTTTGGGGTGAAAAAGCTTTCACAACTTCTTCAGAATGCAATTATTACTCCTGCTGTTAATCAGGTACTCTCACACAAATGAAACCTTCACAATTCATTTTGTTCTTGGTCCTTTCGTTTGAAATCCATCCTTCTCCAAAAGCAGTGTATAATGTTTTGAATTATTGCCATGATTATGTTTAAAGAAACTATTTTGTGTACGAAATTCAGCTTAAG
Coding sequences:
- the LOC106768602 gene encoding methylecgonone reductase-like, producing MEAKTIPEVVLNSGHKMPNLGFGTGTLPLPPSHVLIPAFIEAIKVGYRHFDTAAVYGSEEPLGEAIAQALDQGLIKSRSELFVTSKLYCNEAHPGLVLPALKSSLQRMGLEYVDLYLIHFPVRMRQGVKGLNYGKEDILPLDMKGTWEDMEQCSKLGLAKSIGVSNFGVKKLSQLLQNAIITPAVNQVEMNAAWKQENVRKFCNERGIHVGAWSPLAANGAVWGSLAVMDSPILKDIACKSGKSVAQVALRWIIEEGATPIVRSFNSEEMKQNLQIFDWELSESDSEKIKQIPQQRGFKGESFVSEFGPYKTLEEFWE